In the Halictus rubicundus isolate RS-2024b chromosome 12, iyHalRubi1_principal, whole genome shotgun sequence genome, TTCTCGCAAATAATGAGAGCGTTCCTTCTCACGGAGGACAGCGCGTTCATGATGCGTTCCTTGTATATCGACAGAGCGTCGGTTTCGAGAACAACTTCTTTCCTTATACGCAAAAGTTCCTTTTTCCGAAACTCAATATCTTCGAGTTTCTCCTTCAGTCTGTGATCCGTCTCCTCCTTATTATTTTTCACCTTTTCTGAACTTACTTCGCGCACTCGTTGACTCTCGGCCAACAGCCGATCGGCTAATTCCTGCTGAGCTTCGGAACATTGGTACCTGCACGATTGACGataaacaatttaatatttgtatatCTCCGAAGGTTTTCATGGTAATACATGTTACAATTATCACATactaattctaatttttaatttaacattATGTACGCAACATGAGGGTCAAAAGTGCCCCGGTATCGGCTGGGTGCCtgttttctaaaaaatataCTGTACAAACCTATAGCGATTGTTAAGATGCCATTCATCTAAAGTGAACTTCAAGGGCGGCGGGGGAATAATAGCATATTCACGAGCGTTTATCATCTTAATCTTCTTtactttataattttataaagcTTGTAATCCGCGGATAGCCAGCGATGTTTCAAACTACTTGGTTTGAAAGTTTGATCTATATGTAGAAATGATTTGTGCGAAGGGTAGTTTCTATGGAAACGTTAACTTCAAATAGAACATATCGTGTATTTTATTAATCTTTGTTGTCATGcacaaaataattatttgagaGCATTTGCCTGAAATGAGAGAAAACAATAACATAGGGATTGAAGTTTGTAAATGCATTGTAATTAATGAATATCGGGCAGTGCGCATGCGCATAAAAACCCGTCCAATATCTCATCACTGATCTGCGCATGCGTGGACAAGACTATATAATATCAACATAGATTCAGAACTATACACGGGTTTGTAATATAGGCAGTTTGGCGCTAGTGTCGTTATTCCCCTAGGCCACGCCTAGGGAGAGCACAGACAGGGAGTTGGCAGTCTTACTCCCAACGTTTGCACGTGGTTGACCGTTGCATGATGCATGAGGCATACCTCGAGAGAACTGCGAATTCAGTCTTCTGACTCTCTGTTCTGAGTCTGTCTGAGTTTCTCAGTCAAACGAGGCGTACCTCGTCTTATATTCTTTGCTGTATTGTTACATCAGACGCATCTCTAGCTTTTGAATAAAGTGTTTACATTCTTGTTCTCGTTGAACTACAAATCAAATGATTTCTTAATATCCTGACCACGTGGTTTCATAAAAATGTAGAGTAGTCTACATTTCTCGGTACCTTCCTCGAAGCTTCGTAAATGGATATTAGCCTCACGGCATAAAATCCCCTAGGCACCCGCCTAACTATCCGTATAGGTCATCTAGCGGCAACTGCATGAAGTTTCGCAAGCCGAAcagatttaaaatattgcaatcgTATTCCTGTCTCTATGTCGACACTAGGTCCGTGCTGAGCATCGATTTTTTCGCCTCATTTTTTGATTTGCCGCGTATGCAACGCCGTGACACAATGGCGGCTTCCGTTATGGTCACGTACTTTTTGTCGATCGTCTTCAATGAAATGTAAAGATCTGTCGAAATTGCGACCTTTTCGACAGTCTTTCGGCATCTAAAGATGACATAGCGATATAGAGACTCTGAGGTATTCGCGTAGAGGATCGCTGGGGGTACTAATACACGTTACAAGGTATGAAGTTCATTTgatcaataacaaaaatttcgaaGACTTCGAACGATAAATCACGATATACGAAGCATCTCGCAATGTTTACTTGTTTCGACTGATTTCAGGAAAAACCAGACTTCCCGCAAAATGTCAAAACGACCTGCAGATAGCGGGGATTCGGCTTCCCAGCCACCTATTAAAAAAGTTCAATTCGAACCTATTCTAATCGGGCCCATATCGACCCTTGAAGAAATGGACATGAaagttttacaatttcaaaataaaaaattggccCAGGTACGGTCACATACCTGCGAATAAGTATTTCAGAAACAAACAAACTGCACaagtttgttatttttatatatatcgtTTTGTTTGCATTAGCTGTaacctttgttatttattttgtttgtagCTTCGAACAATGTAAATTATCTGTGATTATTGATCCTTAATAACCAAATATATTGGAAATAGTTTTATTGTTTGAAAGTCATTGCTAATAACTTAAAGAAATGAAACATTTGTTACGTAAAAAGTCTGTGGTGTTGACTAATACCTAGATTCATGCCTCTTTAATTTTAGCACTTGCTGATTGTATAAGTATTAAGGGTATTTATCAGTTGTGAAAGCTAGTTTAATCGATTgattatttcatttgtaacagACTTATCTCTGTTCCCTTTTTTTTACTTTAAGTAGCACTGTTATTGATTTTTATAGTTTTATCTTCTACATTGTTGTGTTCTTAATCCTTCCAGCGGTTAGAACAGCGTCACAGGGTTGAGGTAGAATTAAGGCAAAGGATTGAACAATTGGAGAAAAGGCAAATGCAGGATGACGCAGTGCTCAATGTTGTTAATCGATATTGGAATCAATTAAACGAAGATATAAGAGTACTACTTCAGAGATTCGATGCTGAGACAGCTGATGAATCAGAAAATAAAAGTAAGACATTTTGCAAACACAACTGTGTCCAAcagttataattaaatatattgttttttCTAATAACAGATGAAAGTGAAGCGACAACATCATTTCTTATGCAACTCTCCTCTTGGGATAAAGAGGAGTTGGATGACAAATTGGCAAATCGTGTCCAAGTTTCCAAACGCGCAGTTTCTAAAGTTGTACAGGCATTTGATCGTCTTTCCCAGAGAAACGAGAAAATTACGCTTGCACTCAAAGGAGAATTCAATGGAGGTATTTGTAACtctcaattttgtattttaataccTTGCACTttgatattaatttttacttttacATTTGGCACTACAAGTTAGTCCAATGTATAGAAAATAATACGTCCGATATATAATTTACTATATTATTGAACTTCAGAAGAGGCACCTAACATTGATGAAGTGGTACGTCGAGCAAATTCTGAAATACAAATGGAGAACAGGAATCTGCAAGCAATTAATATACAGCTTCACGAGAAATATCATACTATTTCGCTGAAGGTAATTTAAGCTAATTTATGTTGACGATTTCTTCGTCGTAAAGGTTTTTAACGAACACACGTTACCTCTTAGATGTCAGAACTGCAAGATACTATAACAGGAAAAGATACTCTTGCAGCAGAACTTCGTAACCAAGTGGATGATCTCCAATACGAATTGAATAAAGTGAGGGCACGCAATGACAAACTGGAACATCACCTTGGAGAAGCAATCGAGAAGTTGAAGGCATTTCAGCAGATACATGGCACTGATGAGAAGGGTAGCAATAAACCAAATACCCTAGTGGCATCTAGTGTTTCACAAACAAAGGTACACGTTGTTCggtcaatttttaatatattcgaTACTACAAATTACACATTTGATTTTTACCTTCTATTGTACAGCTTGAAGACTTGCAGAGGGAATTAGAAGAAACAAGGGAATTAGCGAATAATAGGTTACAAGAATTGGATAAACTGCATCAACAGCATCGCGATACATTGAAAGAAGTAGAAAAGTTAAAGATGGATGTGAGTTCTTTGGGTTTTGTATATCTAATCTCTATGCACGGTGCAGAATGTAAATTGTTGTCATGTGCAATAAATACTCATGTTATACTTGCTTTTACTCGTTTCTTGTGTTTTACTTctttatattctaataaatgATTCACGTGTAAAGACGAACGAGCCTTAACATTGTTTGTCTAGTGTTACTctctattttattttgaaatatattttgtatttccaGATACGTCAACTTCCAGAGTCCGTAATTGTTGAGACGACAGAGTACAAATGCTTACAGTCTCAATTTTCTGTATTATACAATGAGTCGATGCAACTGAAAACACAATTAGACGATGCACGGCAACAGTTACAATCCAGCAAAAACGCTCATCTACGTCACATTGAAATGATGGAGGCAAGGGTCGCATACTTTAtactctttttttattatttttatgtgatacgaattcatcagttttgttgtttttttcctGTTCAGAGTGAGGAATTAATGGCACAGAAAAAATTACGCGGAGAATGTATACAACTGGAAGATGTTCTAGCTCAATTGCGAAAAGAATATGAAATGCTGAGAATCGAATTTGAACAAAACTTGGCAGCAAACGAACAGACTGGACCAATCAATAGGGAAATGAGGCATTTAATCACATCTCTTCAGAATCACAATCAGCAATTGAAAGGTGAAGTTCATCGGTACAAACGGAAATACAAAGAAGCTTCTTCGGAAATACCAAGGGTATGCTGTTAATCACATTTTAAAAAGACTCTTTAGTTGATTAGTCAAGTTTTTGTGCTTGACGTTAGTGATTTGTTACAgctaaagaaagaaatagaggaATTAACAGCGAAATTAGGCCAGCAAACGTCTCAAGAAAATAAGGAGGGTAACAATTCAGATGGTAGCGGAAAGGAAGAGGATGCATCGAACTCCCTTTCAGGCTCTGCACAGGTACAGATTAATATATCATAACGAATCCAATGGTCCTAGGTAATATTATTAGATCGTGG is a window encoding:
- the Bre1 gene encoding E3 ubiquitin-protein ligase Bre1 isoform X1 — encoded protein: MSKRPADSGDSASQPPIKKVQFEPILIGPISTLEEMDMKVLQFQNKKLAQRLEQRHRVEVELRQRIEQLEKRQMQDDAVLNVVNRYWNQLNEDIRVLLQRFDAETADESENKNESEATTSFLMQLSSWDKEELDDKLANRVQVSKRAVSKVVQAFDRLSQRNEKITLALKGEFNGEEAPNIDEVVRRANSEIQMENRNLQAINIQLHEKYHTISLKMSELQDTITGKDTLAAELRNQVDDLQYELNKVRARNDKLEHHLGEAIEKLKAFQQIHGTDEKGSNKPNTLVASSVSQTKLEDLQRELEETRELANNRLQELDKLHQQHRDTLKEVEKLKMDIRQLPESVIVETTEYKCLQSQFSVLYNESMQLKTQLDDARQQLQSSKNAHLRHIEMMESEELMAQKKLRGECIQLEDVLAQLRKEYEMLRIEFEQNLAANEQTGPINREMRHLITSLQNHNQQLKGEVHRYKRKYKEASSEIPRLKKEIEELTAKLGQQTSQENKEGNNSDGSGKEEDASNSLSGSAQIKEESGVSIKRESGEEEVETIEVGEGEGNKGTPDSLTLTSPTLKKEKDIKREKDIKKENIKTEHRDPTHRAKDTKVAESELVRDLKAQLKKAVNEMKEMKLLLDMYKGVGKEQRDKVQLMAAERKTRAELEELRQQIKKIQESKREERKKLADEDAQIKIKKLEEQAYTLQRQVASQKQNCVWLQEEEALLNEMEVTGQAFEDMQDQNSRLIQQLREKDDANFKLMTERIKSNQLHKLAREEKDVLKEQVSTLTTQVEAANVVVRKLEEKERLLQNSLATVEKELALRQQAMEMHKRKAIESAQSAADLKLHLEKYHSQMKEAQQVVAEKTSSLEAEAYKTKRLQEEIAQLRRKVERMKKIELAETLDEVMAEELREYKETLTCPSCKVKRKDAVLTKCFHVFCWDCLRTRYETRQRKCPKCNCAFGANDYHRLYLST
- the Bre1 gene encoding E3 ubiquitin-protein ligase Bre1 isoform X2; translation: MSKRPADSGDSASQPPIKKVQFEPILIGPISTLEEMDMKVLQFQNKKLAQRLEQRHRVEVELRQRIEQLEKRQMQDDAVLNVVNRYWNQLNEDIRVLLQRFDAETADESENKNESEATTSFLMQLSSWDKEELDDKLANRVQVSKRAVSKVVQAFDRLSQRNEKITLALKGEFNGEEAPNIDEVVRRANSEIQMENRNLQAINIQLHEKYHTISLKMSELQDTITGKDTLAAELRNQVDDLQYELNKVRARNDKLEHHLGEAIEKLKAFQQIHGTDEKGSNKPNTLVASSVSQTKLEDLQRELEETRELANNRLQELDKLHQQHRDTLKEVEKLKMDIRQLPESVIVETTEYKCLQSQFSVLYNESMQLKTQLDDARQQLQSSKNAHLRHIEMMESEELMAQKKLRGECIQLEDVLAQLRKEYEMLRIEFEQNLAANEQTGPINREMRHLITSLQNHNQQLKGEVHRYKRKYKEASSEIPRLKKEIEELTAKLGQQTSQENKEGNNSDGSGKEEDASNSLSGSAQIKEESGVSIKRESGEEEVETIEVGEGEGNKGTPDSLTLTSPTLKKEKDIKREKDIKKENIKTEHRDPTHRAKDTKVAESELVRDLKAQLKKAVNEMKEMKLLLDMYKGVGKEQRDKVQLMAAERKTRAELEELRQQIKKIQESKREERKKLADEDAQIKIKKLEEQAYTLQRQVASQKQEEEALLNEMEVTGQAFEDMQDQNSRLIQQLREKDDANFKLMTERIKSNQLHKLAREEKDVLKEQVSTLTTQVEAANVVVRKLEEKERLLQNSLATVEKELALRQQAMEMHKRKAIESAQSAADLKLHLEKYHSQMKEAQQVVAEKTSSLEAEAYKTKRLQEEIAQLRRKVERMKKIELAETLDEVMAEELREYKETLTCPSCKVKRKDAVLTKCFHVFCWDCLRTRYETRQRKCPKCNCAFGANDYHRLYLST